In the Sebastes fasciatus isolate fSebFas1 chromosome 20, fSebFas1.pri, whole genome shotgun sequence genome, one interval contains:
- the lmf1 gene encoding lipase maturation factor 1 isoform X2, giving the protein MLGAGLIKIRGDQCWRDLTCMDYHYETQPVPNPMSYYMHRSPWWFHRFETLSNHLIELIFPLFTFLGRRMCAFNGAIQILFQVVLIVSGNLSFLNWLTIVPSLACFDDASLGFLFNSRGGAKKAVLEIQDEDAAGRTPKPTKGMTIRWMVNISLGVLIGYLSIPVVMNLYSSKQVMNTSFDPLRIVNTYGAFGSITKERTEVIFQGTLSQDPKDPEALWEEYQFLCKPGDVYRRPCVISPYHYRLDWLMWFAAFQTYEQSEWVIHIAGRLLSNDSSVLSLLDHNPFHGRETPRWVRGEHFRYKFSQPGTTSAAQGKWWLRKRIGAYFPAVDLEGLKGYFQSRSWPHPHIPTNRS; this is encoded by the exons ACCCAGCCAGTTCCTAACCCCATGTCCTACTACATGCACCGCTCCCCGTGGTGGTTCCATCGCTTCGAGACGCTGTCCAACCACCTCATCGAGCTCATCTTCCCGCTCTTCACCTTCTTGGGCAGGCGGATGTGCGCGTTCAACGGAGCGATCCAGATCCTCTTCCAG GTGGTTCTGATAGTGAGTGGGAACCTCAGTTTCCTTAACTGGCTGACCATTGTTCCCAGTCTGGCCTGTTTTGACGACGCATCGCTGGGCTTCTTGTTTAACTCTCGAGGTGGAGCTAAGAAGGCTGTGCTCGAGATACAGGATGAGGATGCAGCTGGACGCACCCCCAAACCCACCAAAG GTATGACGATACGTTGGATGGTGAACATTTCTTTGGGCGTTCTGATCGGCTACCTGAGCATTCCCGTGGTGATGAACCTGTACAGTTCCAAGCAGGTGATGAACACCTCTTTCGACCCGCTGCGCATCGTCAACACCTACGGGGCCTTTGGCAG CATTACCAAGGAGCGTACCGAGGTGATCTTCCAGGGCACTCTGAGCCAGGATCCCAAGGACCCTGAGGCGCTTTGGGAGGAGTACCAGTTCCTGTGTAAGCCAGGGGACGTTTACCGACGACCATGCGTCATATCACCATACCACTACCGGCTGGACTGGCTCATGTGGTTTGCTGCCTTCCAG ACCTACGAGCAGAGTGAGTGGGTGATCCACATAGCAGGACGTCTGCTGTCCAATGACAGCAGCGTCCTGTCCCTGCTTGACCACAACCCCTTCCACGGCAGAGAAACTCCCAG gtgGGTTCGAGGGGAACATTTCAGGTACAAGTTCAGCCAGCCGGGCACCACCAGCGCAGCTCAGGGGAAGTGGTGGCTGAGGAAACGCATCGGAGCCTACTTCCCTGCAGTGGACCTGGAAGGACTCAAGGGCTACTTCCAGTCCAGGAGCTGGCCCCACCCTCACATACCAACAAACAGGAGCTAA